Within the Streptomyces sp. R41 genome, the region TAGTCACTCTTCGGGGTGGCGAAGCTGAGAACTTAAGCGCCAGTAAACGGCGGTGGTAACTATAACCATCCTAAGGTAGCGAAATTCCTTGTCGGGTAAGTTCCGACCTGCACGAATGGCGTAACGACTTCTCGACTGTCTCAACCATAGGCCCGGTGAAATTGCACTACGAGTAAAGATGCTCGTTTCGCGCAGCAGGACGGAAAGACCCCGGGACCTTTACTACAGTTTGATATTGGTGTTCGGTTCGGCTTGTGTAGGATAGCTGGGAGACTGTGAAGCATTGGCGCCAGCCAGTGTGGAGTCGTCGTTGAAATACCAGTCTGGTCGTGCTGGATGTCTAACCTGGGTCCGTGATCCGGATCAGGGACAGTGTCTGATGGGTAGTTTAACTGGGGCGGTTGCCTCCCAAAGAGTAACGGAGGCGCCCAAAGGTTCCCTCAGCCTGGTTGGCAATCAGGTGTTGAGTGTAAGTGCACAAGGGAGCTTGACTGTGAGACCGACGGGTCGAGCAGGGACGAAAGTCGGGACTAGTGATCCGGCGGTGGCTTGTGGAAGCGCCGTCGCTCAACGGATAAAAGGTACCCCGGGGATAACAGGCTGATCTTCCCCAAGAGTCCATATCGACGGGATGGTTTGGCACCTCGATGTCGGCTCGTCGCATCCTGGGGCTGGAGTCGGTCCCAAGGGTTGGGCTGTTCGCCCATTAAAGCGGTACGCGAGCTGGGTTTAGAACGTCGTGAGACAGTTCGGTCCCTATCCGCTGTGCGCGTAGGAGTCTTGAGAAGGGCTGTCCCTAGTACGAGAGGACCGGGACGGACGAACCTCTGGTGTGCCAGTTGTCCTGCCAAGGGCATGGCTGGTTGGCTACGTTCGGAAAGGATAACCGCTGAAAGCATCTAAGCGGGAAGCCTGCTTCGAGATGAGGACTCCCACCCCCTTGAGGGGTTAAGGCTCCCAGTAGACGACTGGGTTGATAGGCCAGATCTGGAAGGCGGGCAACCGCTGGAGGTGACTGGTACTAATAGGCCGAGGGCTTGTCCTCAGTTGCTCGCGTCCACTGTGTTGGTTCTGAAACCACGAACAACCCCATACCCCATGACTACTGGGTGTGGTGCGGTTGACAGTTTCATAGTGTTTCGGTGGTCATAGCGTGAGGGAAACGCCCGGTTACATTCCGAACCCGGAAGCTAAGCCTTACAGCGCCGATGGTACTGCAGGGGGGACCCTGTGGGAGAGTAGGACGCCGCCGAACAATTATTCAAAGAGCTGGTCCCTGAACTTCGGTTCAGGGACCAGCTCTTTTTTGTTTTGCGTCACTTGGCGTTCACATTGTGCGACAAACATCCGCGGCATGGGTACTGCTGCAATGCTCAGGGCCGCTGGTGTCGGAGCCGGTGACGAGGTCATCGTGCCGGCGTTCGGGAACGTCGAGGTCGCCGAGGCCGTGACACAGGCCGGGGCGACGGCCGTCTTCGCCGACATAGACCCGGCGACGTACTGCCTCGACCCGAGCGCTGTCGATGCCGTCATAACTCCCCAGTCGGTGGCTCTGGTTGTAGTCCACCGCTTCGGCCGGTCGGCCGACATGGTGCGGCTGCGGGGGATCGGGCAGCGGAGTGGGCTCCTGGTGCTGGAGCAGGGCGAATCCGAGGCGCCGTACGACGAGATCGCGCAGCGCAGGGAGCGGGCCGCCTACCTTGACGGGCGGTTGAGCGGTGTGCGGACGCCCGACGGCGGTGACGGGCACACCTACCAGCAGTACGTCGTGCGGGTGCCGGGCAATGGGCGGCCGGACCGGGACGCGTTCGCACGCGCCGTACGGGCCAGGGGAGTTGAATGCCGGGTGCCGGTGAAGACTCCTGTGCACCGCATGCCGGCGTTCCGTCGGGACGTGCATCTGCCGGAGACCGAGCGGGCCGCGGACGAGACTCTCGCGCTGCCCGTGGAGGCGTCGTTGACGAAGCGGGAGATGCAGCGGATCGTCTCCGCGTGCAATGCGCTCGGCGGACTGTTGCAGCCCGCCTTCTGAACCGATGAGACCCAACGGGACTGATACGGGACTGATTAGGAGCACGCTTCTGTTCGGGGTATGATCTATTCCGTTGCCGCGAGGGAAACCTCGAAAAGGCAACTGGCCCCTATAGCTCAGTCGGTAGAGCGTCTCCATGGTAAGGAGAAGGTCAACGGTTCGATTCCGTTTGGGGGCTCCACGAAGAAAAGGCCTCCGCCCTTACGGGCGGGGGTCTTTCTCGTACCCCGGGCGAGGCTGGGTCTCAGTCCTTGTGGAGACCCGGAACCCGCATCGCCAGAATCGCCATGTCGTCCGACGGGGCGTCGGACGCGAAGCGCTCGACCGCGCGCATGATGCGGGCAGCGACCGCGCCCGCCGTCAGGCCCGTGCATGTGGTGAGGACGTCCGTGAGGCCGTCGTCGCCGAGCATGCGGGTGCCCTCGCGGCGCTCCGTGACGCCGTCCGTGACGCACAGCAGGACGTCGCCCGGATCCAGCGTGACCGTCTGCTCGTACAGCTCCAGGTCCTCCATGACGCCGAGCAGCGGCTGCGGTTCGGCGGCCGGTTCGACCGTGCCGTCCTGGCGCAGGCGCAGCGGGAGCGGGTGGCCGGCGCACACCACCTTCAGCAGGGCGCTGCCGTCCTCCTGGGGCCACAACTCGCCGTACAGGAGCGTCAGGAAGCGGCTGCGGGCGCCCTCGTCGAGGATCGCGGAGTTCAGGCGCTCCAGGACGGCCGGACCGCCGTAGCCCTCACGGGCCAGCAACCTGAGCGCGTGCCGGGCCAGGCCGGTGACCGCCGCGGCCTCCGGGCCCGTACCGCAGACGTCGCCGATGGCGAAGCCGTACGCGCCGTCGCGGATCGGGAAGAGGTCGTAGAAGTCGCCGCCGACCTCGTTGCCCTCGCCGGCCGCGCGGTAGATGACCTCGACCTCGACGCCCTCGATGTGGGGGAGTTCGGGGGGCAGCAGGCTGCGCTGGAGGGACTGGCTGATGGCCATGCGCTCCGAGTACAGACGGGCGTTGTCCAACGCCAGGGCAGCCCTGCGCGAAAGGTCCTCGGCCAACTCCAGGATTTCCTGGCGGAAGTGTTCGTCCGACGGCTTGCCGAGCGTCAGCATGCCGATGACGCGGTTGCGGGCCACCAGGGGGAGTACGACCGTCTCGCCGCCGACCGCCGAGGCCGTCGCCAGTGTCGTACCGATGCCGGAACTCACCGGCGGGGACTCGCCCAGGCCAAGGCTGCGCATGGAGGTGCGCAGGGCCGCCTCGTGGGCCGCTTCGGCGGGTGCCGACCAGACGCGGGCGCCCGGGGTGGGGACCGGGTCCGGTGGGGCGATCTTCGACAGCAACGCCTTGAGGCCGTCGATGCGTTCCTCGTCCTCGTGCAGGACGTACGAGAGATATGGATCCGAGGCCTGGTCGGCGATCGTGTAGACGGCGCACCAGGTGGCGAGCGTCGGGACCGTCATCTGGGCCATGAGGGCCAGTGTCTGGTCACGGTCCAGGGTGCCGGCGAGGAGGTCGGATGCTTCGACAAGGAAGCTCAACGAGCCTCGGCGCAGGCGTTCCAGCTCGCCAAGCCGGGCCGATTCCACCGCCAGCGCGATGCGGTCGGCGGCGAACTGGAGGCGCAGGGCCTCCTCGTTGGAATATCTGTTGGGCGACTCGGCCGCGACGCCGAGCGAGCCGGTGAGGCGTCCTTCGACCTTCAGCGGGACCGTGACGACCGAGCGCATGCCGGTGCCGCTGAGGAGGGGTACGGCGCCGGGTACGACCGTCAAGTCTTCGTGTACGGCGGGCATGCGGGCCGAGCCGTACCGTCCGGGCCCGGCTTCCACGGGGACGCGGGCGAAGCGTTGGCGGGCGGAGGGGAGGCCCGTCGAGGCTCGTACCTCCAACTCCGTTTCGTCGTCGGTCGCGAGGAGCAGGAAGGCGGAGTCGCCGTCGAGCATGTCGCGGGCGCGCTCCACCGTGCGCTGGAGGAGGCCGTCCAGGTCGTCAGGGGCCGGAGAGCCGATGAAGACCTCGAAGGGGTCGGAGGCCTGGCCCTCGGAGCTGGTGGTCGTATCGGTGGCGTTGACGCGCAACGGGGTCTGCAGGACGGCGCGTTCGTGGTCGCGTACGAGAAGGCAGACCGTGGAGGGTTCGCCGCCCGTGTCACGGACTCGAAGGTGTGAGGCGTAGACGGGGGTTACGCGGCCGTTGGCGCCGCGGATGCCGTAGCTGCCCTCCCAACGCGAGAGTTGGAGGGCCTCGACGATGCCGGTACTGGTGCCGGGAGTGTGCGGCCAGGCCGCGAGGTCGGTGAGTGGTTTGCCGGTGACCTGTTCGGCGGCGTATCCGAAGAGCTCCTCGGCGTCCTCGTTCCAGGCGTTGATGGCGCCGACGCGGTCGATCTGGACGACCGCGACGCGGACGCGGCCGTCGGCGAGCGGGAGGAGGTCGGCGGGGAGGGAGGGGCCCGCGGTGCGGGTGCCCACCGCGCGTTCGGGTAGGTCGAGCTGGAACCAGACCTGCTTGTGGGTGGGCGTGTAGTCGACGCCCCAGCGGCCGGCCAGCGCCGCGCACAGCTGGAGCCCACGGCCGCCCTCGCGGTCGGGGCTGCCCATGTTCACAGCCGTCGCCTGGAGTGGAATTTCACGTTCCGGGTAGCGGTCCGCCACCTCGATGCGTACGCCGTCGTCGCTGCGCAGACACAGAACGTCCGCGGAGGTGCCCGCATGCACGACAGCGTTGGTGACAAGTTCGCTGGTCAGAACCACGGCATCGTCGACGATGTCGGCGAAGCCCCAGCCCTGGAGGGTGTCACGGACGAAGGACCGGGCGGTGGCGACGGATCGCCCCACGGGCTCGAAACTGGCGGCCGCGCGCGCGGTGATCACAGAACTCCTTGTCCGGTCGTCGGCATGCAGGGCTCCGTGGCCGACCCGCTCCTGCCGTGGCAGAGCGTGGTTCCCCTTCGGCCGGGGATCCTGGGGCGGTCCCCCAGGATGCAGTCCGGTGGTCATGGTGCGGCGCCCCTCCGATGCCTGCCCGCTCGTGCTCGTGCCACCGTCCAGGCCGGACGGGACCGGCACGGCTGGACAGCCGCATGCAAGGTTACTTACCTTCGCCGTCCATGCGGATGCCGGTCGCCTGTGTTTCCGTCCGGAGGGTGTGCGGACGATGTGCGAAGCTGCCGAACTGTTATGGCCTGGTTCAGCCAGGGTGAAACACTGGGCAAGCTCCTAGAGACGGTCCGGGCAGGCTGAGTGCCTTCCAGCACGCCGAGCAGAAGTACCCGAGTACGCCGAGCAGTAATGGTCGACCCTTGCGGGAGGGACACAGTGGAGTCTGGCGCAGCGACGCGGGGCACTAAGACGCGCGCGAAAGGCGGACAGTCCCTGAACAACGAACGCACACCGCGCAATGGCACCACCGAGGTGGACACGGCTGCCCTGAACCGGCTGCTGGCGGCCCTGGTGTCGATGCGGGACGGAAACTTCCGCAAGCGGCTCACGGTCTCGGGCGACGGGGTGATGTCCGAGATCGCGGCAGTCTTCAATGAAGTGGCCGACCGTAATCTCCACCTCACGGGTGAGTTGTCGCGCGTACGTCGCATGGTGGGACGTGAGGGAAAACTCACGGAGCGGCTGGAGGCGGGCGCCTGCGAGGGCTCGTGGGCGGCTGCGATCGATGCCTCGAACGCGCTCGTCGACGATCTCGTACGGCCTGTCTCCGAGGTCGGCCGGGTGCTGTCCGCGGTGGCGGAGGGCGACCTGTCGCCCCGCATGGAGCTGCGGGCGCAGGCGGCCGACGGCAACGGGCATCCGCTGCGCGGGGAGTTCCTCAAGGTCGGGCGGACGGTCAACAATCTGGTCGACCAGCTGTCGACGTTCACCGACGAGGTCACGCGGGTGGCCAGCGAGGTGGGCACCGAGGGCAAGTTGGGCGGTCAGGCGCGGGTGCGTGGAATGTCCGGTTCGTGGAAGGACCTCACGGATTCGGTCAACACCATGGCGTACCGGCTGACGGCTCAGGTACGTGACATCGCTCTCGTGACGACGGCGGTCGCCAAGGGTGACTTGTCCCGGAAGGTCACGGTTCACGTGGCCGGCGAGATGCTGGAGCTCAAGAACACCGTCAACACGATGGTGGACCAGCTGTCCTCTTTCTCCTCCGAAGTGACGCGAGTCGCACGCGAGGTGGGCACCGAGGGCGAGCTCGGCGGTCAGGCGCAGGTGCCCGGTGTGGCCGGCGTGTGGAAGGACCTCACCGATTCGGTGAACCTCATGGCCGGAAACCTCACGGCCCAGGTGCGCGGGATCGCGCAGGTGACGACGGCGGTCGCCAGCGGTGACCTGTCGCAGAAGGTGACGGTGTCCGCGCGCGGCGAGGTCGCGCAGCTCGCCGAGACGATCAACCAGATGACCGAGACACTGCGGACGTTCGCCGACGAGGTCACGCGTGTGGCCAACGAGGTGGGCGGCGAGGGGCGGCTGGGCGGCCAGGCGAATGTGCCGGGTGCGGCGGGCACGTGGAAGGACCTGACGGACTCCGTCAACACGGTCTTCCGGAACCTCACGACCCAGGTGCGCGACATCGCCGCGGTGACCACGGCCGTGGCCAA harbors:
- a CDS encoding SpoIIE family protein phosphatase codes for the protein MTTGLHPGGPPQDPRPKGNHALPRQERVGHGALHADDRTRSSVITARAAASFEPVGRSVATARSFVRDTLQGWGFADIVDDAVVLTSELVTNAVVHAGTSADVLCLRSDDGVRIEVADRYPEREIPLQATAVNMGSPDREGGRGLQLCAALAGRWGVDYTPTHKQVWFQLDLPERAVGTRTAGPSLPADLLPLADGRVRVAVVQIDRVGAINAWNEDAEELFGYAAEQVTGKPLTDLAAWPHTPGTSTGIVEALQLSRWEGSYGIRGANGRVTPVYASHLRVRDTGGEPSTVCLLVRDHERAVLQTPLRVNATDTTTSSEGQASDPFEVFIGSPAPDDLDGLLQRTVERARDMLDGDSAFLLLATDDETELEVRASTGLPSARQRFARVPVEAGPGRYGSARMPAVHEDLTVVPGAVPLLSGTGMRSVVTVPLKVEGRLTGSLGVAAESPNRYSNEEALRLQFAADRIALAVESARLGELERLRRGSLSFLVEASDLLAGTLDRDQTLALMAQMTVPTLATWCAVYTIADQASDPYLSYVLHEDEERIDGLKALLSKIAPPDPVPTPGARVWSAPAEAAHEAALRTSMRSLGLGESPPVSSGIGTTLATASAVGGETVVLPLVARNRVIGMLTLGKPSDEHFRQEILELAEDLSRRAALALDNARLYSERMAISQSLQRSLLPPELPHIEGVEVEVIYRAAGEGNEVGGDFYDLFPIRDGAYGFAIGDVCGTGPEAAAVTGLARHALRLLAREGYGGPAVLERLNSAILDEGARSRFLTLLYGELWPQEDGSALLKVVCAGHPLPLRLRQDGTVEPAAEPQPLLGVMEDLELYEQTVTLDPGDVLLCVTDGVTERREGTRMLGDDGLTDVLTTCTGLTAGAVAARIMRAVERFASDAPSDDMAILAMRVPGLHKD
- a CDS encoding DegT/DnrJ/EryC1/StrS family aminotransferase, which encodes MLRAAGVGAGDEVIVPAFGNVEVAEAVTQAGATAVFADIDPATYCLDPSAVDAVITPQSVALVVVHRFGRSADMVRLRGIGQRSGLLVLEQGESEAPYDEIAQRRERAAYLDGRLSGVRTPDGGDGHTYQQYVVRVPGNGRPDRDAFARAVRARGVECRVPVKTPVHRMPAFRRDVHLPETERAADETLALPVEASLTKREMQRIVSACNALGGLLQPAF